One stretch of Methanobacterium veterum DNA includes these proteins:
- a CDS encoding ATP-binding protein, protein MCIKVLLVEDEVITALDIKISLEKLGFEVLSIEDTGKDAINRIKKLKPDLILMDIVLKGELDGIETTKLIKKRFDVPVVYLTAYSDKKTFERAKLTEPYGFIVKPAGIYELKCNIENAFYKYKLEKKLKKQADLLNLTHDAIIVHDMMDKITFWNKGAEERYGWHEEEVLGEVTHDLLKTEFPDSLNETCERFLSKGYWEGELIHTKRSGEKIIVSSRWALQKDENNIPIGFMEINSDITERKRAEESLREANDKLELKVQKRTAELNILVDELKRSNDELKQFAYVTSHDLQEPLRTIASFTQLLKRRYKHKLDEDADEFINYIVDGANRMQTMIKALLDYSRVNTRNNEFKLSDFEEILNQTLNSLKIAIDESNAVITIDPLPTVMVDDKQMIQLFQNLISNAIKFRKKQGEMKVHISCKKVSNNYIFSVADNGIGIEPQFRDRIFEVFQRLHTRDEYSGTGIGLAVCKKIVERHGGQIWVESEFGNGSTFYFTIRSNN, encoded by the coding sequence ATGTGTATAAAAGTTTTATTAGTTGAAGATGAAGTAATCACAGCTTTAGATATTAAGATATCACTAGAAAAGCTAGGATTTGAAGTACTTTCCATTGAAGATACTGGAAAAGATGCTATCAACAGGATAAAAAAGTTAAAACCAGATCTAATTTTAATGGACATAGTACTTAAAGGAGAACTGGATGGTATAGAAACTACAAAATTAATTAAAAAGCGCTTTGATGTTCCAGTAGTATATTTAACTGCTTATTCTGATAAAAAAACATTTGAAAGGGCCAAATTAACTGAACCATATGGTTTTATTGTAAAACCAGCCGGTATTTATGAACTAAAATGTAACATAGAAAATGCTTTTTATAAATACAAATTAGAAAAAAAGTTAAAAAAACAGGCTGATTTGCTTAATCTCACTCATGATGCTATAATTGTCCATGATATGATGGATAAAATTACTTTTTGGAATAAAGGTGCTGAAGAAAGGTATGGCTGGCATGAGGAAGAAGTTTTGGGTGAAGTTACTCATGACTTACTTAAAACTGAATTTCCAGATTCATTAAATGAAACCTGTGAACGTTTTCTTTCTAAAGGTTACTGGGAAGGTGAATTAATTCATACAAAACGCAGTGGTGAAAAGATTATAGTTTCCAGTAGGTGGGCATTACAGAAGGATGAAAATAATATCCCAATTGGTTTTATGGAAATTAACAGCGATATTACAGAGCGTAAAAGGGCTGAAGAATCATTAAGGGAAGCAAATGATAAACTGGAACTAAAGGTTCAGAAAAGAACAGCTGAATTGAATATTCTTGTAGATGAACTGAAACGCTCCAATGACGAACTGAAACAGTTTGCCTATGTCACTTCCCATGACCTTCAGGAACCACTTAGAACAATAGCTAGTTTTACACAACTTTTAAAGCGGCGATATAAGCATAAATTAGATGAAGATGCAGATGAATTTATAAATTATATTGTAGATGGTGCAAATCGGATGCAAACAATGATTAAAGCACTGTTAGATTATTCAAGGGTCAATACAAGAAATAATGAATTTAAACTCTCGGATTTCGAAGAAATTTTAAATCAAACATTAAATAGTTTGAAAATAGCTATTGATGAAAGTAATGCAGTAATTACAATAGATCCACTCCCTACGGTGATGGTAGATGATAAACAAATGATCCAGCTTTTCCAGAACCTTATAAGTAATGCAATTAAATTTCGTAAAAAACAAGGAGAAATGAAAGTTCATATTTCTTGTAAAAAAGTAAGTAATAACTATATATTTTCAGTTGCTGATAATGGAATAGGCATAGAACCGCAGTTTAGAGATCGTATATTTGAAGTATTCCAGAGATTGCATACTCGAGATGAATATTCTGGGACTGGAATTGGACTTGCAGTTTGTAAAAAAATTGTTGAACGTCATGGGGGACAAATATGGGTTGAATCAGAATTCGGAAACGGTTCGACATTTTATTTTACCATTAGATCTAACAATTAA
- the albA gene encoding DNA-binding protein Alba — protein sequence MSEENIVYIGNKPVMNYVLAVVTQMNGGVPSVMLKARGRAISRAVDVAEIVRNRFITDAEVGAIDISTEEVSSMEGSNSNVSAIEIQLSK from the coding sequence ATGTCAGAAGAAAATATTGTATACATTGGAAATAAACCTGTAATGAACTATGTTCTAGCTGTAGTAACTCAAATGAATGGTGGCGTTCCATCGGTTATGTTAAAGGCCAGAGGAAGAGCCATAAGTAGGGCAGTTGATGTTGCCGAAATTGTAAGAAATAGATTTATAACCGATGCAGAAGTAGGAGCTATAGATATCAGCACAGAAGAAGTATCAAGCATGGAAGGATCAAACAGTAACGTTTCAGCCATTGAAATACAGCTCAGCAAATAA